In Sphingobacteriales bacterium, a genomic segment contains:
- a CDS encoding RecX family transcriptional regulator — protein sequence MLKKVSKQEAVRKLEKYCTYQDRCHQEVNEKLYNLGFSKDDRDEIIAYLIENKFLNEERFARSFVRGHFYLKNWGKLKIINALKSKGINSNLIRIAMEEIDDQDYLKTFRKLAEKKFKEIKDTDSFSRKAKIGRYLSGKGYEFQLITEFLDSLKD from the coding sequence ATGCTTAAAAAAGTAAGCAAACAGGAAGCTGTCAGAAAGCTTGAAAAGTATTGCACATATCAGGATCGTTGTCATCAGGAAGTAAACGAAAAGCTTTACAATCTGGGATTTTCCAAAGATGACAGGGACGAAATCATTGCTTATCTGATTGAAAATAAGTTTTTAAACGAAGAGCGTTTCGCCAGAAGTTTTGTCAGAGGGCATTTTTATCTGAAAAACTGGGGGAAACTTAAAATCATCAATGCCCTGAAATCAAAAGGAATTAACTCAAACCTTATCAGAATAGCCATGGAAGAAATTGATGATCAGGATTATCTCAAAACATTCCGAAAACTGGCTGAGAAAAAATTTAAGGAGATAAAAGACACTGATAGTTTCAGCAGAAAAGCTAAAATTGGACGTTATTTATCGGGTAAAGGATATGAATTTCAACTCATTACAGAATTTCTTGACTCACTCAAAGATTAA
- a CDS encoding bifunctional UDP-N-acetylmuramoyl-tripeptide:D-alanyl-D-alanine ligase/alanine racemase, giving the protein MQFTIREIKELTDGKFLFFSSDDTIKYVVTDSRNFLRKQNAVFIAIKGQNNDGHKYIRELAEKGIRNFIIDNQRFIEDLPENIIHGLNVILCHNSVDALQQIAFAHRKKFKIPVAAVTGSNGKTIVKEWIAQLSANVKKVRVSPKSYNSQIGVPFSLLTLNESDEMAVFEAGISTVGEMQKLAGIIDPESGILTNIGNAHQEGFSTIEQKLREKLLLFRNSSKLIYCKDHEFIDTYIHKLKKEGFFNKNIELVTWSLKPDGDSKLKITHQEITTAGRKVSFEWQGKTYSFLIPFSDQASFENCLHALLFLLEYHFSPDYLTSRMADLQPVEMRLEIKEGIHSCLLINDTYNSDINSLAIALDNLVYQGKNRKKTAIISDILQSGTNPEQMYSHISQMLRLRNIDKVIGIGKNMKRFENLFDKNASFYLSTDEFLKNINPDSFRDEAILIKGARVFSFEKITALLQRKIHATVLEINLNHLIHNLNVFRSKLKPDTKVMAMVKAFSYGSGNINVSNILEYNQVDYFGVAYADEGIELVNAGIRKPIMVMNPDIESLSSILSYGLEPEIYSFRLLNTLTDIYRKSPFSNKVKIHLKFDTGMHRLGFSLTDVPEIALILEKNPYLDVASVFTHLSSAEISDYDSFTLNQLTVFEKICKELKSKGINGFLRHALNSAAIIRFNDHQYEMVRLGIGLYGIDITGNIQESLKNVITFKTVISQIKEIEAGESVGYSRSYIAKKNMRIATIGVGYADGFPRKLGNGTGQVLVNGHKVPVIGNVCMDMTMIDISDIPANEGDEVIIFGDELPLSEISKGLETIPYEVLTNISQRVKRVYYKE; this is encoded by the coding sequence ATGCAATTTACCATCCGTGAAATTAAAGAGCTGACAGACGGGAAATTTTTATTTTTTTCCTCAGACGATACCATCAAGTATGTTGTGACCGATTCAAGAAATTTTCTGCGAAAGCAAAATGCTGTTTTTATTGCAATCAAGGGGCAAAACAATGACGGGCATAAATATATCAGAGAACTGGCTGAAAAAGGTATCAGAAATTTTATTATTGACAATCAACGATTTATTGAAGATTTACCTGAGAATATTATTCACGGATTAAATGTAATTCTATGTCACAACAGTGTGGATGCACTTCAGCAGATTGCTTTTGCTCACCGTAAAAAATTTAAGATTCCTGTTGCGGCTGTTACCGGTAGCAACGGAAAGACCATTGTTAAGGAATGGATTGCACAGCTTTCTGCAAATGTGAAAAAGGTCAGGGTCAGCCCTAAAAGCTATAATTCTCAGATAGGTGTTCCTTTCTCCCTGCTGACGTTGAATGAGAGTGATGAAATGGCGGTGTTTGAAGCCGGAATTTCAACGGTGGGTGAAATGCAGAAACTTGCCGGAATCATTGATCCTGAGTCGGGTATCCTGACAAATATCGGGAATGCTCATCAGGAAGGTTTCAGTACTATTGAACAGAAACTGAGGGAAAAACTACTGTTGTTCAGAAATTCATCAAAACTCATTTACTGCAAAGACCATGAGTTTATTGATACTTACATACATAAACTAAAAAAAGAGGGATTTTTCAATAAAAACATTGAACTGGTTACGTGGTCATTAAAACCTGACGGGGATTCAAAGTTAAAAATCACTCATCAAGAAATTACAACTGCCGGCAGAAAAGTAAGTTTTGAATGGCAGGGAAAGACCTATTCATTTCTGATTCCTTTCAGCGATCAGGCCTCCTTCGAGAATTGTCTGCATGCCCTTTTGTTTTTACTTGAATATCATTTCAGTCCCGACTATTTAACATCTCGAATGGCTGATTTACAGCCTGTTGAAATGAGGCTTGAGATCAAGGAAGGCATACATTCCTGCCTTTTAATAAACGATACCTATAATTCAGACATTAATTCACTGGCAATTGCACTTGATAATCTCGTTTATCAGGGGAAAAACAGAAAAAAAACAGCCATCATTTCGGATATTCTGCAAAGCGGAACCAATCCTGAACAAATGTATTCCCATATTTCGCAAATGCTGAGACTCAGGAATATTGACAAGGTGATCGGGATTGGTAAAAACATGAAACGTTTTGAAAACCTGTTTGATAAAAATGCTTCGTTTTATCTTTCAACCGATGAATTTTTAAAAAATATCAATCCTGACAGTTTTCGGGATGAAGCCATTCTGATAAAAGGGGCAAGGGTATTTTCATTTGAGAAAATTACTGCTTTACTTCAGCGTAAAATACATGCTACCGTTCTGGAAATCAATCTTAATCATTTGATTCACAACCTGAATGTTTTTCGTTCAAAACTGAAGCCTGACACCAAAGTGATGGCCATGGTAAAAGCCTTTAGCTATGGCTCGGGAAATATAAATGTCTCTAACATTCTGGAATACAATCAGGTGGATTATTTTGGAGTGGCTTATGCCGATGAGGGAATTGAACTGGTCAATGCCGGCATCAGAAAACCCATCATGGTGATGAATCCTGATATTGAAAGCCTGTCGTCAATTCTAAGCTACGGGCTCGAACCTGAAATTTACAGTTTCCGTCTGTTGAATACATTGACAGACATTTATCGGAAAAGTCCTTTTTCGAATAAGGTTAAAATTCATCTGAAATTTGATACAGGGATGCACAGACTTGGATTTTCACTGACTGATGTCCCTGAAATTGCTTTAATCCTGGAGAAAAACCCCTATCTCGATGTTGCTTCAGTTTTTACACATTTGTCTTCTGCAGAAATATCTGATTATGATAGCTTTACCTTAAATCAGCTGACAGTTTTTGAAAAGATTTGTAAAGAATTGAAAAGCAAGGGGATAAATGGTTTTCTTCGTCATGCTCTCAATAGTGCTGCTATTATCCGCTTTAATGATCATCAATATGAAATGGTCAGGCTGGGAATAGGATTATATGGCATAGATATAACCGGTAATATTCAGGAAAGTTTAAAAAATGTCATTACATTCAAAACGGTTATTTCTCAGATCAAAGAGATTGAAGCAGGCGAAAGTGTTGGATATTCAAGGAGTTACATTGCAAAGAAAAACATGAGGATTGCTACTATCGGAGTTGGTTATGCTGATGGTTTTCCCCGCAAACTTGGAAATGGTACCGGACAGGTGCTTGTCAACGGACATAAGGTCCCGGTGATCGGAAATGTTTGTATGGACATGACCATGATTGACATCAGTGATATACCTGCCAACGAAGGAGATGAAGTCATCATTTTCGGAGATGAATTACCCTTGTCAGAAATATCAAAAGGTCTTGAGACTATTCCCTATGAAGTATTGACAAATATTTCGCAAAGGGTTAAAAGAGTGTATTACAAAGAATAA
- a CDS encoding nitroreductase translates to MLVKTANTQYKLNELIFRRYSPRTFEPETPPKEVLMRIFEAVRWAPSSMNDQPWKILAGTKGTETYEKIFDSLVDFNRKWAKLAPVLVVICGNKISAKTGKENPAFRHDCGQAAAYLTFQAMEEGLYCHQMGGYDKEKIIKAFQLSTDLEPVVVIALGFPGKPEYLDEIFRKMELSERVRKPLDEIVSLDY, encoded by the coding sequence ATGTTAGTTAAAACAGCAAATACTCAATATAAACTTAATGAATTGATATTCAGGCGATACAGCCCGAGAACCTTTGAACCTGAAACTCCCCCGAAAGAAGTACTGATGCGGATTTTTGAAGCGGTCAGGTGGGCTCCTTCATCTATGAACGACCAGCCTTGGAAAATACTTGCAGGGACAAAAGGTACGGAAACCTATGAAAAAATTTTTGACAGCCTCGTTGATTTTAACAGGAAATGGGCTAAGCTGGCTCCGGTATTAGTGGTTATCTGTGGAAATAAGATTTCTGCAAAAACAGGAAAAGAAAATCCGGCCTTTCGGCACGATTGCGGCCAGGCTGCAGCATATCTGACTTTTCAGGCTATGGAAGAAGGTTTGTATTGCCACCAGATGGGAGGGTATGATAAAGAAAAGATTATCAAGGCCTTTCAGCTGAGCACAGACCTCGAACCTGTTGTCGTTATTGCGTTAGGTTTTCCGGGAAAACCTGAATATCTGGATGAAATTTTCAGAAAAATGGAACTCTCAGAAAGAGTCCGGAAGCCACTCGATGAAATTGTTTCACTTGATTACTGA
- a CDS encoding tetratricopeptide repeat protein encodes MNKTGLLLMLSCVLSGVYAQNNDSNKIVVTDKGTGIDIKLGDSTISFTNEGLYQMFINDGIQLAAEGRYEEAISKFKLSLLYVSNDPEAYYYIGLAYYYLQHEQEALEYLNDALRLDDHHYLSLIMRGIIYSKMELFNHAEDDFNLAISISPENPQGYFNLGISYLMNNETEKACDKLKKAIDLGDTRAAEVFTDYCH; translated from the coding sequence ATGAATAAGACAGGTCTGTTACTGATGCTAAGCTGTGTGTTGTCAGGGGTTTATGCTCAGAACAACGACAGCAATAAAATAGTTGTTACTGACAAAGGAACAGGAATTGATATTAAACTGGGAGACAGCACTATTAGCTTCACCAATGAAGGTCTGTATCAAATGTTTATCAATGATGGAATTCAACTGGCTGCTGAAGGGAGATATGAGGAAGCCATCAGCAAATTTAAACTTTCACTGCTTTATGTCAGCAATGACCCGGAAGCTTATTATTACATCGGGCTGGCTTATTATTACCTACAGCATGAGCAGGAAGCATTGGAATATCTGAATGATGCTCTCCGCCTGGATGATCATCATTATCTTTCTTTAATCATGAGAGGAATTATTTACAGCAAAATGGAATTGTTTAACCATGCGGAAGACGATTTCAATCTCGCAATTTCCATATCACCTGAAAATCCACAGGGATATTTCAATCTTGGTATTTCTTACCTGATGAATAATGAAACGGAAAAGGCATGTGACAAACTGAAAAAGGCAATTGATTTAGGAGACACCAGAGCCGCTGAAGTTTTCACTGATTATTGCCATTAA